A genomic stretch from uncultured Pseudodesulfovibrio sp. includes:
- the mutS gene encoding DNA mismatch repair protein MutS, with product MLEQYLRFKEENPGCLLFFRMGDFYELFFEDAEIVARAVQITLTSRNPNDENPIPMCGMPHHSVEPYLSQLLDKGYKIAICDQIENPKEAKGLVKRDVTRVLTPGTVVEDSNLTSKANNYLGALFWDDTKDAGGIAWLDFSTGQWSGLHSRREVELWQWMMKINPRELLLPQGTKVPPQFNELSSQVTSVAPGAYFDLTASQSRVLEMQSVADLESLGLGGKNELIRACGALLTYLEQTQKGDFGHLGEFKPLNLSKHLILDEITERNLEIFRRLDGKTGLGTLWHVLDRTMTPMGGRLLEARLRQPWRQLAPIDKNLDCVTFFFKRDQLRSDVRHALDSVYDLERLSTRIFLGRATPKDFIALRKSLTMLPILKTCLKEQELEAAPELRKAFNKWDDMEDLATLLESALVDSPPPVITDGGLFKKGYDAVLDEFIELNEHGEDKLRELHERELAANDIPKLKLGFNKVFGYYFELSKAYKGQVPDHFIRRQTLVNSERYITPDLKEMEDRIISASDERKSLEYKLFQDLRERLAKARDRFLFMADVVAALDYWQGLAESARVNEWSRPDIHDGMEIEIQAGRHPVVEEAMGASNYIPGDLRMDKERRILLITGPNMAGKSTVLRQVAILTIMAQIGSFVPARSARLGLADRVFSRVGASDNLAQGHSTFMVEMTETARILRQATKRSLVILDEIGRGTSTYDGLSLAWAVVEELSSRASGGIRTLFATHYHELTGLEGKIEGLRNLNIAVKEWKGDIVFLRRLVPGPADRSYGIEVARLAGVPRGVVDRAREILAKLEEKSQDSQSKGAVERASQTLLPGFGAPRIEIPEELVEHPIVTQLVDLDVDGMTPIQALMLLNQWKDMIKE from the coding sequence ATGCTTGAACAATACCTCCGTTTCAAGGAGGAGAATCCAGGCTGCCTTCTCTTCTTTCGTATGGGCGACTTTTATGAGTTGTTCTTTGAGGATGCAGAGATCGTGGCCAGAGCTGTCCAGATAACTCTGACCAGTCGCAATCCTAACGATGAGAATCCCATTCCCATGTGTGGTATGCCTCATCATTCGGTGGAGCCTTACCTAAGCCAATTGCTCGACAAGGGATATAAGATCGCTATTTGTGATCAGATTGAAAATCCCAAGGAAGCTAAGGGGCTGGTCAAAAGAGATGTGACACGAGTGCTCACGCCGGGGACGGTTGTCGAGGATTCAAACCTTACATCAAAAGCCAATAATTATCTTGGTGCGCTCTTTTGGGACGATACCAAAGATGCGGGTGGCATTGCCTGGCTCGATTTTTCTACCGGCCAATGGTCCGGACTGCACAGCCGCCGTGAAGTGGAACTCTGGCAGTGGATGATGAAAATCAATCCTCGAGAGTTGCTTCTCCCTCAAGGGACAAAGGTGCCCCCACAGTTTAATGAATTAAGTTCACAGGTCACCAGTGTCGCTCCCGGAGCGTATTTTGATCTAACAGCCTCTCAGAGCAGAGTTTTGGAAATGCAGTCAGTTGCTGATCTTGAAAGCCTCGGGCTGGGTGGTAAGAACGAATTGATCCGAGCATGCGGTGCTCTCCTTACCTATCTAGAGCAAACGCAGAAAGGCGATTTTGGGCATCTTGGCGAGTTTAAGCCTTTGAATTTGAGCAAACATCTGATTCTTGATGAAATAACTGAACGGAATCTTGAAATTTTTAGACGCCTTGACGGAAAAACAGGCTTGGGCACTCTTTGGCACGTCCTTGACAGAACCATGACTCCCATGGGGGGACGTCTATTGGAAGCTCGCTTGCGTCAACCATGGCGACAGCTTGCACCCATTGATAAGAATCTCGATTGTGTTACTTTTTTCTTTAAGCGCGACCAACTTCGCTCAGATGTCCGGCACGCCCTGGATTCTGTTTATGATTTGGAACGTCTTTCCACCCGGATTTTTTTGGGGCGTGCAACTCCCAAGGATTTTATCGCATTGCGTAAAAGTCTTACCATGTTGCCTATTCTCAAGACGTGTTTGAAAGAACAGGAACTTGAAGCAGCGCCTGAATTGCGTAAAGCATTCAACAAGTGGGATGACATGGAAGACTTGGCTACCCTTCTAGAGTCCGCCCTTGTCGATAGCCCTCCCCCGGTCATTACGGACGGTGGCTTGTTCAAAAAAGGGTACGATGCGGTCTTGGATGAGTTTATCGAACTCAATGAACACGGTGAAGACAAGCTCAGGGAACTGCATGAAAGGGAGTTGGCTGCCAACGATATTCCCAAGCTCAAACTCGGGTTCAACAAGGTTTTCGGATATTACTTCGAGTTGTCCAAAGCGTACAAGGGACAGGTTCCGGACCATTTCATTCGTCGTCAGACCCTTGTCAACAGTGAACGGTATATCACGCCTGATCTCAAGGAAATGGAAGACCGTATCATTTCGGCTTCTGATGAACGGAAGAGTCTTGAGTATAAACTCTTTCAGGATTTACGAGAACGTCTTGCCAAGGCAAGAGACCGTTTTCTGTTCATGGCAGACGTAGTAGCTGCCTTGGATTACTGGCAGGGGTTGGCTGAATCGGCCCGTGTCAATGAATGGAGTCGTCCAGATATTCATGATGGTATGGAGATTGAGATTCAGGCTGGACGACATCCCGTTGTTGAAGAAGCCATGGGCGCATCCAATTATATCCCTGGTGATTTACGGATGGACAAGGAGCGGCGTATTTTGCTTATCACCGGCCCGAACATGGCCGGTAAATCTACTGTACTCAGGCAGGTTGCCATTTTGACCATCATGGCGCAGATCGGTTCGTTCGTTCCAGCCAGGTCTGCACGACTCGGCTTGGCGGATCGGGTGTTTTCTCGTGTGGGGGCATCGGATAATCTTGCGCAAGGCCATTCTACATTCATGGTGGAAATGACTGAAACAGCCCGTATTCTTCGACAGGCCACCAAGCGGAGTCTGGTAATTCTGGATGAAATAGGGCGTGGCACCAGCACGTATGACGGACTTTCATTGGCCTGGGCCGTGGTCGAAGAACTTTCATCCCGCGCCAGCGGAGGGATCCGTACACTTTTTGCTACCCATTATCATGAGCTAACCGGCCTTGAAGGTAAGATTGAGGGATTGCGTAATCTCAATATCGCGGTCAAGGAATGGAAAGGCGATATCGTTTTTTTGCGTCGACTCGTCCCCGGCCCTGCTGACAGGAGTTACGGTATAGAAGTGGCTCGACTGGCCGGAGTACCTCGTGGCGTTGTGGATCGCGCTCGGGAAATCCTTGCGAAGCTCGAAGAAAAGTCGCAGGATAGCCAGTCAAAGGGCGCAGTTGAGCGGGCATCACAAACATTATTGCCCGGGTTTGGTGCTCCCCGTATCGAGATCCCGGAAGAACTGGTTGAGCATCCGATTGTTACTCAGTTGGTTGATCTTGATGTGGATGGCATGACGCCTATTCAGGCATTGATGCTGTTGAATCAATGGAAGGACATGATCAAGGAATAG
- a CDS encoding LL-diaminopimelate aminotransferase translates to MSDFKLADRLSTLPPYLFAAIDKAKAEVAAKGMDIISLGIGDPDLPTPDFIIEALYEGAKKTVNHQYPSYIGMPAYRQAVADWYKQRFDVDLDATTEVVSLIGSKEGIAHFPLAYINPGDMALVATPNYPVYGIATEFAGGVVEYLPLLEENDYLVDLEAISNDTWAKAKMIFVCYPNNPTAATATKDFYERLIEKAREFNVIVISDAAYTEIYYDPNNRPASILECKHAKEVCIEFHSLSKTYNMTGWRVGMAVGNSDLIAGLGKIKENVDSGIFQAVQEAGIAALRNGEPYAEKFRAIYKERRDVVSAALTKVGIKHRIPDASFYMWCNVPDGNNSSEFVTNVLKQTGVVLTPGNGFGTPGEGYFRISLTVNNDLLEEAVSRISKL, encoded by the coding sequence ATGTCTGATTTCAAGTTGGCCGATCGCCTTTCCACGCTGCCCCCATACCTTTTTGCAGCCATTGACAAGGCCAAGGCAGAGGTGGCCGCTAAGGGCATGGACATCATCAGCCTGGGTATCGGCGACCCTGATCTTCCCACGCCGGACTTTATTATCGAGGCATTGTATGAAGGGGCAAAAAAGACAGTCAATCATCAGTATCCTTCATATATCGGCATGCCCGCCTATCGCCAGGCCGTGGCGGACTGGTACAAGCAACGTTTTGACGTGGACCTTGACGCCACGACCGAAGTGGTCAGCCTCATTGGTTCCAAGGAAGGCATCGCGCACTTCCCTCTGGCATACATCAACCCAGGTGACATGGCCCTTGTAGCCACCCCCAATTACCCGGTCTACGGCATTGCCACCGAATTTGCCGGTGGAGTGGTCGAATACCTGCCTTTGTTGGAAGAAAACGACTATCTGGTCGATCTGGAAGCAATCAGCAACGACACGTGGGCCAAGGCCAAGATGATCTTTGTCTGCTATCCAAACAATCCGACAGCAGCGACTGCTACCAAAGATTTTTATGAACGCCTGATTGAAAAGGCCCGTGAATTCAATGTAATAGTCATATCCGACGCAGCATACACGGAAATCTACTACGATCCGAACAATCGTCCTGCCTCAATCCTGGAATGCAAACATGCCAAAGAGGTGTGCATTGAATTCCACTCACTGTCCAAGACCTACAACATGACAGGCTGGCGCGTCGGCATGGCAGTGGGTAACAGCGACCTGATCGCCGGACTGGGCAAAATCAAGGAAAATGTGGACTCAGGCATCTTCCAAGCCGTTCAAGAAGCCGGTATTGCCGCACTCCGCAACGGTGAACCCTACGCAGAAAAATTCCGCGCCATTTACAAGGAACGCAGGGATGTTGTCAGTGCCGCCTTGACCAAGGTGGGTATAAAACACCGTATCCCTGACGCTTCATTCTACATGTGGTGCAATGTACCTGATGGAAACAACTCGTCGGAATTCGTGACGAACGTTCTGAAACAGACAGGCGTTGTACTCACTCCCGGCAATGGTTTCGGCACACCGGGGGAAGGCTATTTCCGCATCTCCCTGACGGTGAATAACGATCTGCTCGAGGAGGCGGTATCCAGGATATCGAAACTGTAA
- a CDS encoding CBS domain-containing protein produces the protein MSKKQPKLSAPTVITAHANADFDALAAMVAASKLYPDAVLIFPGSQESNLRNFFIESTTYLFNFKAFKDIDPSSVELLVVVDTRQRSRIPHVRPVLDNPNLRIHLYDHHPDSDEDLPAEKSVVKFWGATTSIIVDEIRERGLTLNIEEATLLGLGIYEDTGSFAFNTTTPHDFEAAGWLKQQGMDIEAVSDLLSRELSAAQVTYLGDLLKNAKSYDIHGIDVVITELSTDRFVPDFALLVHKLMDMEKIKVVFALGRMADRIHVVSRSRNPDVNVGQICSSLGGGGHEAAASATVKDKTLSELRDDLFALFYSQINPQIVVEGLMSRPPVVIEGDKTMADAVQLMTRYGLKDVPVVAANSMKCIGIMGHKTADKALSHHLGDVGLSEYMTRKFETVEVKTDLYRVMEIILSNRQRMLPVVNGDELVGVITRTDLMNMLIDEPARIPDSLLPDRRRERNIAAQVKNRLPQKMLDLLKAAGDLGQKLGWEIYTVGGFVRDILLGRPNFDLDLVVEGDGIEFARKFASLMGGRVKAHSKFKTAVVILDDGQRVDVATARLEYYEYPAALPTVELSSIKMDLYRRDFTVNALALRINPGRFGQLVDFFGAERDIRNRTIRVLHSLSFVEDPTRILRAIRFERRFDFQIGGQTMRLIKNAVNLELFSKLSGTRVMHELQWIMNEEDPLACFVRMQELEIMGAIHPLLKLTKDRVQILTELGKVHNWYKLLYLEPKISPWKLYLLGLTMGIKREEIGQVTTRLHLTRKEERDFMQLRDMIGDALMKLMSWREGKSKLSRLYSILHPIPVEGIMFLMARSKKEHIRRNISQYLARLRYIEIEVDGKDLLELGIEPGPVYTHILDKLMLARIDGRVETRKEQLEMAKKIYSVEQTETVSSTEK, from the coding sequence ATGAGTAAGAAACAACCGAAATTGTCTGCGCCGACCGTGATTACAGCCCATGCCAATGCGGATTTTGACGCTTTGGCCGCCATGGTCGCCGCCAGTAAGCTCTACCCTGATGCTGTGTTGATTTTTCCGGGGAGTCAGGAGAGCAATCTGCGAAACTTTTTCATCGAGAGTACGACATATCTTTTTAATTTCAAAGCGTTCAAGGATATTGACCCATCGAGTGTGGAGCTTTTGGTCGTAGTTGATACCCGTCAGCGTTCACGCATTCCGCATGTTCGGCCGGTGTTGGATAATCCAAACCTTCGGATTCATCTTTACGATCATCATCCCGACAGTGATGAGGATTTGCCTGCCGAGAAAAGCGTGGTCAAATTCTGGGGAGCAACAACTTCAATCATCGTGGATGAAATTCGGGAGCGTGGCTTGACGCTCAACATTGAAGAGGCCACCCTTCTCGGCCTTGGTATTTATGAGGATACAGGTTCGTTTGCTTTCAACACCACGACACCGCATGATTTCGAGGCGGCTGGCTGGCTGAAGCAACAGGGGATGGACATTGAGGCTGTTTCCGATCTTTTGTCGCGAGAATTATCGGCTGCACAGGTTACGTATCTCGGCGATCTGCTCAAAAATGCAAAAAGTTATGATATCCATGGAATAGATGTCGTTATTACAGAGCTTTCCACAGATCGTTTTGTCCCGGATTTTGCACTGTTGGTCCACAAACTCATGGACATGGAAAAGATCAAGGTTGTCTTTGCACTCGGCAGAATGGCCGATCGAATTCATGTTGTTTCCCGGTCTAGGAATCCTGATGTAAATGTTGGTCAGATCTGTTCGTCCCTCGGTGGCGGCGGTCATGAAGCGGCAGCTTCGGCCACGGTCAAGGACAAGACTTTGTCGGAATTGCGTGATGACCTTTTTGCGCTGTTTTATTCTCAGATCAATCCGCAGATTGTGGTGGAAGGACTCATGTCCCGTCCCCCCGTTGTTATTGAGGGGGATAAGACTATGGCTGATGCCGTGCAACTCATGACTCGCTACGGTCTGAAGGACGTGCCGGTTGTTGCTGCCAACAGTATGAAATGTATCGGTATTATGGGGCACAAGACAGCGGACAAGGCTCTTTCACACCATTTGGGTGATGTTGGGCTCAGTGAGTATATGACGCGAAAGTTCGAGACTGTGGAGGTCAAGACCGACCTCTATCGTGTTATGGAAATTATTTTGAGCAACCGTCAACGTATGTTGCCGGTGGTCAATGGTGATGAGTTGGTTGGCGTGATAACCCGGACCGATTTGATGAATATGCTCATTGACGAGCCTGCCCGTATTCCTGACTCACTTTTACCGGACAGGCGCAGGGAGCGGAACATTGCAGCTCAAGTGAAAAATCGTCTTCCGCAGAAGATGCTTGATCTATTGAAGGCCGCTGGAGATCTTGGTCAGAAACTGGGCTGGGAAATCTATACTGTAGGAGGATTTGTCCGTGACATTCTCCTTGGGAGGCCAAATTTCGATCTTGACCTTGTCGTTGAAGGTGATGGGATTGAATTTGCACGAAAATTCGCCAGCCTGATGGGTGGCCGTGTGAAAGCTCACTCCAAGTTCAAGACAGCTGTTGTCATCCTTGATGACGGTCAACGTGTTGATGTTGCCACTGCCCGCCTTGAATATTACGAGTACCCCGCTGCCCTTCCAACAGTTGAGTTGTCTTCCATCAAGATGGATCTATACCGTCGAGATTTTACAGTAAACGCCTTGGCTTTGCGGATTAACCCTGGTCGTTTCGGTCAGCTCGTTGATTTTTTCGGGGCAGAACGGGATATTCGAAATCGAACTATCCGGGTTCTCCATTCGTTGAGTTTTGTGGAAGACCCGACTCGCATCCTTCGAGCTATCAGGTTTGAGCGTCGTTTTGATTTTCAGATTGGTGGTCAGACCATGCGACTCATTAAAAATGCTGTGAATCTTGAATTGTTCAGCAAGTTGTCCGGCACTCGAGTCATGCATGAATTGCAATGGATCATGAATGAGGAAGATCCACTTGCCTGTTTTGTCAGGATGCAGGAACTCGAAATCATGGGCGCAATTCACCCTCTGCTCAAGTTGACCAAGGATAGAGTTCAGATTCTGACGGAACTGGGTAAGGTCCACAATTGGTATAAGCTATTGTATCTGGAGCCCAAGATTTCGCCCTGGAAGTTGTATCTTCTCGGCCTGACCATGGGGATAAAACGGGAAGAAATAGGACAGGTCACGACTCGTCTGCATCTTACTCGCAAGGAAGAGCGTGATTTCATGCAGTTGCGAGATATGATTGGTGACGCACTCATGAAACTCATGAGCTGGCGTGAAGGAAAATCCAAGTTGAGTCGCTTGTATTCGATACTCCATCCCATCCCGGTGGAAGGAATTATGTTCCTTATGGCTCGGAGTAAAAAAGAGCATATTCGACGTAATATCTCACAGTATCTTGCTCGGTTGCGTTATATCGAAATTGAGGTTGATGGTAAGGATTTGCTGGAACTGGGTATAGAGCCCGGTCCTGTATATACTCATATACTAGATAAGCTCATGTTGGCGAGAATTGATGGTCGAGTGGAAACGCGTAAGGAACAGTTGGAGATGGCAAAAAAGATTTACAGTGTTGAACAGACAGAGACGGTGAGTTCTACCGAAAAGTAA
- a CDS encoding tetratricopeptide repeat protein, with translation MVWQFFNRKKVSTFDENVRAAREAGGGVSLPVQDTRAAIEELSQVVKNDPEAVEIYLALGSLYRSQGEIERAIQIRNSLIVRPGLDRKFKARAWFELGRDFRRAGFLDRAEKAFLEARSLGQDPSAIHQEMARLAAERGDFEKAADSYGQLNLPLPQAHYLVRFALDRFSEGNNSQGHRALRHAIRAYPGAVEAWLEQIVQTYRTGNAGKVADVLGQALDHVAPDLRFVLFEGLFLAVNRAEKAKQTSFGEENEWSRVCSDEKLVHAILPIIERQDPDVLLLYYGAMMLLRIDDSENAQSWLEKSLMLLPDFWMARLELFELSRVDQTLTPFYKEQLTFFTDRARRVRRFFCRCCGLKRDQLFFNCPRCRSWHSIAFRTDISE, from the coding sequence ATGGTTTGGCAATTTTTCAATCGCAAGAAGGTATCAACCTTCGATGAGAACGTAAGGGCTGCACGTGAGGCTGGCGGCGGTGTATCCCTGCCGGTTCAGGATACTCGTGCAGCCATCGAAGAACTCAGCCAGGTTGTCAAGAACGACCCGGAAGCGGTTGAAATCTATCTTGCACTTGGCAGTTTGTATCGCTCACAGGGCGAGATAGAACGTGCCATTCAAATTCGAAATAGTCTTATTGTCAGGCCTGGCCTTGATCGTAAGTTCAAGGCCAGGGCCTGGTTTGAATTGGGCCGGGATTTCAGGCGCGCAGGTTTTCTTGATCGAGCAGAAAAGGCCTTTCTTGAGGCCCGCTCGCTTGGACAGGACCCATCCGCCATTCATCAGGAAATGGCCCGCTTGGCCGCAGAACGGGGCGATTTTGAAAAGGCTGCAGATTCTTATGGGCAGTTGAATCTGCCCTTGCCTCAGGCTCATTATCTTGTTCGGTTTGCTCTTGATCGTTTTTCTGAAGGCAATAATTCTCAGGGCCACAGGGCGTTACGACATGCCATCCGGGCGTATCCTGGTGCTGTCGAAGCATGGCTTGAGCAGATAGTCCAGACGTATCGAACCGGAAATGCGGGCAAGGTCGCCGACGTTCTTGGTCAAGCTCTTGATCATGTTGCGCCGGACTTGCGTTTTGTGCTTTTTGAGGGGCTGTTCCTTGCTGTTAATCGTGCGGAAAAAGCCAAGCAGACTTCTTTCGGTGAAGAAAACGAGTGGTCACGTGTCTGCAGCGATGAAAAATTGGTTCATGCGATACTGCCAATCATTGAAAGACAAGACCCGGATGTCCTTCTCCTGTATTATGGTGCGATGATGCTTCTTCGCATTGATGATTCTGAGAACGCACAGTCCTGGTTGGAAAAATCACTGATGCTCCTGCCCGATTTCTGGATGGCACGACTTGAGCTTTTCGAGTTGTCGCGCGTCGATCAGACTTTGACGCCTTTCTATAAGGAACAGCTCACCTTCTTTACTGACCGCGCTCGTCGTGTTCGTCGTTTTTTCTGTCGTTGCTGCGGTCTGAAGCGAGACCAATTGTTTTTCAACTGTCCTCGTTGTCGAAGCTGGCATTCCATTGCTTTTCGCACGGACATTTCCGAATAA
- a CDS encoding LapA family protein gives MRFIKVLFLLALFVFSILFFSQNIESLQQELTLILDVPYIATLHSIPLPFSVLILTAFVAGSLLTMIYFVVDKFRACAKLKESRTRMASLEQELNSLRNMPISEDQPYAESKENEEVNA, from the coding sequence ATGCGTTTTATCAAAGTCCTGTTTCTGTTGGCTCTTTTTGTTTTTTCCATCCTTTTCTTCAGCCAGAATATTGAATCGCTGCAGCAGGAATTAACGCTGATTTTAGATGTCCCCTATATTGCTACTCTGCACTCCATTCCCCTGCCGTTCAGTGTTCTGATTCTGACTGCATTTGTTGCCGGCTCCCTGTTGACCATGATTTATTTTGTCGTCGACAAGTTCCGTGCTTGCGCGAAGCTCAAAGAATCTCGGACTCGCATGGCCAGTCTCGAACAGGAACTCAACTCCCTGCGCAACATGCCGATCAGCGAAGACCAACCTTACGCTGAGTCTAAGGAAAACGAAGAAGTGAACGCATAA
- the xerD gene encoding site-specific tyrosine recombinase XerD has product MPQKNKEKTSKSVNHPWIDRYLEYVLIEKGLSENSLSGYADDLHSLLIFLDDKSFALKDLSDKTLFLYLTYLRAKGLKSRSLARHLSSLRGFFAYAVNEKWYKEDPGHLLENPKLPRKLPEFLTKEEISRLLALPDPSTKLGMRDKVMLELLYAAGLRVSELIEMKVLDFDPQVGMLRVFGKGAKERLIPIHYTAQEYLTQYLEFTRPSFNPVVDFMFLNRSGKGLTRQGVWKLIKKFATLADIKRSISPHTFRHSFATHLLEGGADLRTVQLLLGHADISATEIYTHVESSRLKILHQRYHPRSSM; this is encoded by the coding sequence ATGCCTCAAAAAAATAAAGAAAAAACAAGCAAGAGCGTCAACCATCCATGGATTGATCGATACTTGGAGTATGTGTTGATTGAAAAGGGGCTGTCAGAAAACAGTTTGTCGGGTTATGCAGATGATCTGCATTCCTTGCTGATTTTTTTGGACGACAAGTCTTTTGCTCTCAAGGATTTATCAGACAAAACCCTCTTTCTTTATCTGACATATCTACGCGCCAAGGGATTGAAAAGTCGTTCTTTGGCACGTCACCTTTCTTCGCTTCGTGGTTTTTTTGCTTATGCCGTGAATGAAAAATGGTACAAGGAAGATCCAGGGCATCTTCTGGAAAATCCAAAACTTCCAAGAAAACTCCCTGAGTTCTTGACCAAAGAAGAAATATCCCGACTGCTTGCCTTGCCTGATCCGTCGACCAAACTTGGGATGCGGGATAAGGTCATGTTGGAATTGTTGTATGCGGCAGGTCTGCGCGTTTCTGAACTCATAGAGATGAAGGTGCTGGATTTTGACCCGCAAGTAGGCATGCTCAGAGTTTTCGGGAAAGGGGCCAAGGAGCGGCTTATCCCGATTCACTATACGGCTCAGGAATATTTAACCCAGTACCTTGAATTTACCCGCCCTTCTTTTAATCCTGTCGTAGATTTCATGTTTCTCAACCGTTCAGGCAAAGGATTGACTCGTCAAGGTGTATGGAAGTTGATCAAGAAATTTGCTACATTGGCAGATATAAAGCGGTCCATATCTCCGCATACCTTCAGGCATTCTTTTGCGACACATCTTCTGGAAGGTGGCGCAGACTTGCGGACAGTGCAATTGCTTTTGGGGCACGCTGACATCAGTGCAACGGAGATCTATACCCATGTAGAGTCCAGCAGATTGAAAATATTGCATCAAAGATATCATCCCCGTTCTTCAATGTGA
- a CDS encoding HIT domain-containing protein has translation MEVLWAPWRLNYILGPKPDECVFCIPEDSSEDEERCILARGRHCFVIMNKFPYNNGHLMVTPYRHVSNLTDLTLDESNDCMLWLRYCTTILEKVFNPQGINMGLNLGEAAGAGIAQHLHFQIVPRWNGDASFMAVFGETTVIPEHLNSTYSKLKPLFDEITV, from the coding sequence ATGGAAGTATTATGGGCGCCCTGGCGTCTGAATTACATACTTGGCCCCAAGCCGGATGAATGCGTTTTCTGTATTCCTGAAGACTCATCCGAAGATGAGGAACGATGTATTCTGGCCAGAGGACGGCACTGCTTCGTTATTATGAATAAATTTCCATATAATAATGGTCATCTCATGGTAACGCCGTATAGACATGTGAGTAATCTGACGGATTTGACCCTTGACGAATCCAATGATTGCATGCTCTGGCTAAGGTATTGTACAACTATTTTAGAAAAGGTTTTCAATCCCCAAGGGATAAATATGGGACTCAATCTCGGAGAGGCCGCAGGTGCCGGAATTGCTCAGCATCTGCATTTTCAGATTGTCCCGCGTTGGAATGGAGATGCTTCGTTCATGGCCGTTTTCGGGGAAACTACTGTCATCCCGGAACATTTGAATTCAACCTACAGCAAACTCAAGCCGCTGTTTGATGAAATAACTGTTTAA
- the lysA gene encoding diaminopimelate decarboxylase — protein sequence MHHFEYRDGVLFAEEISVTALAEEYGTPLYIYSAATLRRHFKAFDSAFDGLDHMTCYSVKANSNMAVLKLLAAEGAGMDIVSGGELYRALKAGVSPEKIVYSGVGKRDSEIREALEAGILMFNVESVAELERINAVAAEMGTTAKVSFRVNPDVDPQTHPYISTGMQKNKFGLDIENSLAAYKLAAEMKNVEPVGMDCHIGSQLTKLDPFLEALDKLLNFNETLKGFGINIKYLDLGGGLGISYDEEEPPHPSEFGKALSEKLQGLPLKVIFEPGRVIAGNAGILVTQVVYTKSNPTKNFLIVDGAMNDLIRPSLYGSYHRIGEVELKGRQHKTFDVVGPICESGDFLARDRELPGVEQGERLVVYSAGAYGFTMASNYNTRPRACELLVDGSTVTVARKRETYEDLLANEL from the coding sequence ATGCATCATTTTGAATACCGAGATGGAGTTCTGTTCGCTGAAGAAATTAGTGTTACAGCTCTTGCAGAAGAATATGGCACTCCGCTTTACATTTATTCCGCAGCCACCCTCAGACGTCACTTCAAGGCTTTTGATTCTGCATTTGATGGGCTTGATCACATGACGTGTTATTCTGTTAAGGCCAATTCAAACATGGCAGTTCTCAAATTACTGGCAGCCGAAGGTGCCGGTATGGATATTGTTTCAGGCGGTGAACTGTACAGAGCTCTTAAAGCGGGTGTCTCTCCTGAGAAAATTGTTTATTCCGGCGTGGGAAAGCGCGATTCTGAAATTCGGGAGGCGCTTGAAGCTGGAATCCTGATGTTCAACGTGGAATCCGTGGCAGAACTTGAAAGAATAAACGCTGTTGCTGCTGAAATGGGGACAACGGCCAAGGTGAGCTTCCGAGTAAACCCTGATGTAGACCCGCAGACCCATCCGTATATTTCGACTGGTATGCAGAAAAACAAGTTTGGTCTGGATATCGAAAATTCTCTGGCTGCCTACAAGCTGGCCGCCGAGATGAAAAATGTTGAGCCTGTGGGCATGGATTGCCATATTGGTTCTCAGCTTACCAAGCTTGATCCGTTTCTCGAAGCTTTGGATAAACTCTTGAATTTCAATGAAACATTGAAAGGGTTTGGTATTAATATCAAGTACCTCGATCTTGGTGGGGGACTCGGTATTTCATATGATGAAGAAGAACCACCCCACCCTTCTGAGTTCGGCAAGGCGTTGAGCGAAAAGCTGCAGGGACTGCCGCTGAAGGTTATCTTTGAGCCGGGACGTGTGATTGCAGGGAATGCCGGTATTCTGGTGACACAGGTGGTTTATACCAAGTCCAACCCGACAAAGAATTTCCTGATCGTGGATGGTGCCATGAACGATCTGATTCGTCCAAGTCTGTATGGTTCTTATCATCGTATTGGTGAAGTGGAACTCAAAGGGCGTCAGCACAAAACTTTTGATGTGGTCGGTCCCATTTGTGAATCCGGTGATTTCCTGGCCCGTGATCGTGAATTGCCCGGTGTGGAGCAAGGAGAACGGTTGGTGGTGTATTCTGCTGGTGCCTATGGATTTACCATGGCTTCCAAC